From a single Candidatus Dormiibacterota bacterium genomic region:
- a CDS encoding SRPBCC domain-containing protein — protein MIDSDVTTAIVDSISIDAPVSKTFAALTDPKQLVQWWGDPSSYQTTHMDCDLRVGGAWKCIGRNANGETFAVYGHYQVVEPPRLLQFTWTHDWGDGAQPVETIVRYELAEREGRTELTVRHWGFTDVEDRDAHERGWKKVLNWLRTYSEAGPAA, from the coding sequence ATGATTGACAGCGACGTAACCACCGCCATCGTCGATAGCATCAGCATCGACGCGCCGGTCTCCAAGACTTTCGCCGCATTGACCGATCCCAAACAGCTCGTGCAATGGTGGGGCGACCCTTCGAGCTATCAAACCACGCATATGGACTGCGACCTGCGCGTCGGCGGAGCGTGGAAATGCATCGGCCGGAACGCGAACGGCGAGACATTCGCCGTGTACGGGCACTATCAAGTCGTCGAACCGCCTCGCCTGCTCCAATTCACGTGGACGCACGACTGGGGCGACGGCGCGCAACCGGTGGAGACCATCGTTCGCTACGAACTCGCCGAACGCGAGGGGCGCACGGAGTTAACGGTGCGGCACTGGGGCTTTACCGACGTAGAGGATCGCGACGCTCACGAGCGCGGCTGGAAGAAGGTGCTGAACTGGTTGCGCACCTATAGCGAGGCCGGCCCGGCGGCCTAG
- a CDS encoding metalloregulator ArsR/SmtB family transcription factor, with translation MQATLPSDRADRLFKALADPTRREILSLLRGGRLSVGDIARNFHTSRPAVSKHLRLLREARLVVDSKHGTTSLYALNAEPLQAVDTWLEHYRVFWRRNLQQLKEHVEHTHD, from the coding sequence ATGCAGGCAACCCTTCCCAGCGATCGAGCGGACCGGCTCTTCAAGGCCCTGGCCGATCCCACGCGCCGCGAGATTCTCTCGCTGCTGCGAGGCGGCCGTTTGAGCGTCGGCGATATCGCGCGGAATTTTCACACGAGCCGTCCGGCCGTTTCGAAACATCTGCGGCTGCTGCGCGAGGCGCGGTTGGTCGTCGATAGCAAGCACGGCACGACCTCGCTCTACGCACTCAACGCCGAGCCGCTCCAAGCCGTGGATACGTGGTTAGAACACTACCGCGTCTTCTGGCGGCGTAATTTGCAGCAACTAAAGGAGCATGTGGAACACACTCATGATTGA
- a CDS encoding purine-nucleoside phosphorylase — MIDRRSPNDRLLAHDASAIETAAGGAIDVAIVLGSGLSSALRDAFPVASIPYDHLMGFPVASLAGHAGEALIGTWHGKRMLVFAGRVHLYQGFSPQQVTVNMRLAKAAGARTVVLTNAAGSLNPSFLPGDLMLIEDHINLTGRNPFVGVPTDNPFIDMHDAYAQRLRTIAAHAGSDMPTLRSGVYAGLLGPNYETAAEARYLRTIGADAVGMSTVLETIAARALGMEVLGVSLITNVAGAPSTAHADITAVGNAAAPKLASLLGAVMRKL; from the coding sequence ATGATCGACCGCCGTTCGCCGAACGACCGCCTTCTCGCGCACGACGCGAGTGCGATCGAAACTGCCGCCGGGGGAGCGATCGACGTCGCCATCGTGCTGGGGAGCGGCCTCTCGTCGGCGTTGCGCGATGCGTTCCCGGTCGCCTCGATTCCCTACGATCACCTCATGGGGTTTCCGGTCGCATCCTTGGCCGGGCACGCCGGCGAAGCCTTAATCGGCACCTGGCACGGAAAGCGCATGCTCGTCTTTGCCGGACGCGTGCATCTCTATCAAGGATTCTCGCCGCAACAAGTCACGGTCAACATGCGTCTAGCCAAAGCGGCGGGTGCACGCACCGTCGTTCTGACGAACGCCGCGGGGTCGCTGAATCCGTCGTTCCTACCGGGGGACTTGATGCTCATTGAAGACCACATCAATCTGACCGGGCGCAACCCGTTCGTGGGCGTTCCCACCGACAATCCGTTTATCGACATGCACGATGCGTACGCGCAGCGGTTGCGCACGATCGCGGCGCACGCCGGGAGCGATATGCCCACGCTGCGCTCGGGCGTGTATGCGGGGCTCCTGGGGCCGAATTACGAGACCGCCGCCGAGGCCCGCTATCTGCGAACGATCGGTGCCGATGCGGTCGGCATGTCCACCGTCCTCGAAACGATCGCGGCGCGAGCGTTGGGCATGGAAGTGCTGGGCGTCAGCCTCATCACCAACGTCGCCGGCGCGCCATCCACCGCTCACGCCGACATCACCGCCGTCGGAAACGCCGCCGCCCCGAAGCTGGCGTCGCTCCTGGGCGCGGTCATGCGCAAGCTCTAA
- the gpmI gene encoding 2,3-bisphosphoglycerate-independent phosphoglycerate mutase, translating to MHNRPMVLAILDGWGCNSDAYGNAIAAADLPHWRAFFETYPWTTLEASGEAVGLPKGIMGNSEVGHINLGSGRVVPQGVVVIDEDIASGAFAKNATLLRTIAHVKGTGGTLHLLGLLSDGQVHSSIEHLFALIDAAVTADVRLAIHAFLDGRDTPPRSAERYIEQLEERLAAIGRPGSIATVSGRYYAMDRDKRWERTQLAYDMLAFGKAGHRGIDAIAALHAAYARGEDDEFVLPTIVGPSRQIEDGDACIFFNFRPDRARQMTTAFNDGDVPFVTKSYHDLIFATMTKYDETYPNPVLFGPRPTYETFGEVISRNGLRQLRLAETEKYAHVTYFFNGGREEQFAGEDRELIASDRTVATYDLAPAMRANEITEFAVKKLAENAYDAIVMNYANADMVGHTGKWKPTIESVQILDACLHRLSDAVLKTGGVLAITADHGNAEEKLDKDGNALTAHTTNPVPFILIGSGVRGTLASGGKLGDVAPTLLTLMGLPVPAQMTGHNLFTATDPTRSLP from the coding sequence ATGCACAATCGCCCCATGGTTCTGGCAATCCTCGATGGCTGGGGTTGCAATAGCGACGCGTACGGCAATGCGATCGCCGCTGCGGATCTGCCGCATTGGCGAGCCTTTTTTGAGACCTATCCGTGGACGACGCTCGAGGCGTCGGGCGAAGCGGTGGGATTGCCCAAAGGCATCATGGGTAACAGCGAGGTCGGGCACATCAATCTCGGCAGCGGGCGCGTGGTGCCGCAGGGTGTGGTGGTGATCGACGAAGACATCGCCTCCGGCGCGTTTGCCAAGAACGCCACCCTGCTCCGCACGATCGCACACGTAAAGGGCACCGGAGGAACGTTACACCTGCTAGGGCTGCTCTCCGACGGACAAGTGCACAGTTCGATCGAGCACCTCTTCGCGCTCATCGATGCCGCCGTCACCGCGGACGTACGGCTCGCGATTCACGCGTTTCTCGACGGCCGCGACACCCCTCCGCGATCCGCGGAGCGCTACATCGAGCAACTCGAAGAGCGTCTGGCCGCGATCGGCCGCCCCGGCTCCATCGCCACCGTGAGCGGGCGCTACTATGCGATGGATCGCGATAAACGGTGGGAGCGCACGCAACTCGCGTACGACATGCTGGCGTTCGGCAAAGCGGGCCACCGCGGTATCGATGCAATCGCCGCGCTGCATGCCGCGTACGCGCGGGGCGAAGATGATGAATTCGTGCTGCCCACCATCGTCGGGCCGTCGCGGCAGATCGAAGACGGCGACGCGTGCATCTTCTTCAATTTCCGTCCCGACCGGGCGCGACAGATGACGACCGCCTTCAACGACGGCGACGTTCCGTTCGTCACAAAATCGTATCACGACCTCATCTTCGCCACGATGACGAAATACGATGAAACCTATCCCAACCCGGTCCTGTTCGGCCCGCGCCCGACGTACGAAACGTTCGGGGAAGTGATATCCCGCAACGGATTGCGCCAACTCCGTCTTGCGGAGACCGAGAAATACGCGCACGTCACATACTTCTTCAACGGCGGCCGCGAAGAGCAGTTCGCGGGCGAGGATCGCGAACTCATTGCCTCGGATCGCACCGTAGCCACCTACGATTTGGCGCCCGCAATGCGAGCGAACGAAATTACCGAGTTCGCCGTCAAAAAACTGGCGGAGAACGCGTACGACGCGATCGTGATGAACTACGCCAACGCCGATATGGTCGGGCACACCGGCAAATGGAAGCCGACGATCGAGAGCGTGCAAATTCTCGATGCATGTTTGCATCGCTTGAGCGATGCCGTGCTGAAAACGGGCGGCGTGCTCGCGATCACGGCAGATCACGGCAACGCCGAGGAAAAACTCGATAAGGACGGCAACGCGCTAACCGCCCACACGACCAATCCGGTGCCGTTTATCCTCATCGGCTCGGGCGTGCGCGGGACGCTCGCGAGCGGCGGGAAACTCGGCGACGTGGCGCCGACGCTGCTGACATTGATGGGCCTACCCGTTCCCGCGCAGATGACCGGACACAATCTCTTCACCGCAACCGATCCGACAAGGAGTCTCCCCTAA